The stretch of DNA CGGGCGGCGATGGCCGACGGCGACGAGACGAACCCGACCATGGAGGCGACGATCCGGCGAGCGGACGGGGAGACGGTCCCCGCGGAAGGGACCTTCGCGACGCTCCGGACCGACGACGGGGAGACGAAACAGATCGGCGTGGTTCGGGACATCACCGAGCGCAAGCGACAGCGGCGCAAACTCGAGGAATCGGAGCAGCGGTACCGGACGCTGATCGACCACTTCCCGGACGGTGCGGTCGGGTTGTACGACGAGGACCTCGAGTACATCATCGCCGGCGGCGAGGTCTTCGACGACCTCGACCTCCCCGAAGAGGCGGTGGTCGGGTCCACCCTCGCCGAGCGGTACCCGCCCGAGCTCGTCGCGACGGTCGAGCCGTACTTTCTGGCGGCGCTCGAGGGCGAATCGAACACGTTCGAGTACCGGCTCCACGACCGCGACGTGTGGGCCCACACCCTGCCCGTACGAAACGACGACGGCGAGATCTTCGCGGGCATGGTCATGGCACAGGACATCACCGAGCGCAAGCGAATGGAGCGAGACCTCCGCGAGAGCGAAGCCCGATTCCGGATGCTCGCCGAGAATCTCGAGGACATCGTCTGGATCGGCGCACCCGAGACGAACGAACTGCTCTACGTCAATCCCGCCTACGAGGAGCTGACCGGCCGCGACCGCGAGGCGCTGTATGACGATCCGCTCGCGGTCGCGAACGGGATCCACCCGGACGACCGCGAGCGCGTCGACGCCGCCTACGGCGACCTGTCCGACGAGGAGTTCGACGAGGAGTTCCGCGTGGTCACGCCCGACGGCGAGATCCGCTGGCTCCACGCCCGAGCGAGACGGGTTCGCGACGCGGAGCGCGACGTCTCGCGGATCGTCGGCATCGCCGAACACGTCACCGAGCGAAAGGAGCGCGAACGCGCGCTCGAGGAACTGGTCGCGAAGTTAGAGGCGTCCAACGAACGCCTGGAGCAGTTCGCCTACGCGGCCTCCCACGACCTGCAGGAACCGCTTCGGATGGTCTCGAGCTACCTCCAGCTGATCGATCGGCGGTACGGCGACGACCTCGACGACGACGCGAGCGAGTTCCTCGCGTACGCCGTCGACGGGGCCGACCGGATGCGAAACATGATCGACGCCCTCCTCGAGTACTCCAGGATCGACACGCGGGGCGAGCCGCTCGAGCCGGTGTCGCTCGAGGCGGTGTTCGAGGACGTCCTCGAAGACCTCCGGCTGCAGGTCGCGGACGCGAGCGCGGAGATCACCGCCGACGAACTGCCGCGCGTCCAGGGCGACGCGGCCCAGCTCCGGCAGGTGTTCCAGAACCTGCTGGCCAACGCGATCACGTACAGCGGCGACGAACCGCCGACGGTGCACGTGTCGGCCGAGCGCGACGGCGACGAGTGGCTCGTCTCGGTCCGCGACGACGGGATCGGCATTCCGCCCGACGAACAGGATCGGATCTTCGAGGTGTTCCAGCGGTTGCACAGCCGCGAGGAGTACGCGGGGGCGGGCATCGGGCTCGCGCTCTGTCAGCGCATCGTCGAGCGCCACGGCGGCGACCTCTGGGTCGAGTCCGACGTGGGCGACGGTGCGACGTTCTCGTTTACCGTGCCGCGGCTCCCCGAAGGCGCGTAGCCGACTCCCCGCGCGGCCGGTGCGCGGAGCGGTCGCTCGCTCCGCGGGCCGTCGCGGCACGGGCGAAAATGACAATGAGTACACTAATTATCGGGGCGGGCGGAGACGCCGTACGGAGGTCTCTCGGTATGCTGCTCGATCTCAGGACGCGCGTGTCGCTCGTCCTCCGAATGCTCGCCGCGCTGGCCGTTCTGACGCCCGTCTCGATCGGTATCGGCGCGACGGGCGTTCTCGCGGGTGGATTCCTCGGCTGGCTCGCCCTGCTCGTGATCCTCTACGTACTCGAAACGCTCCTGCTCCCGGTCCCCGGCGATTCCTACGGATTGCTCGAGTGGGCGCTCACGAATCCGGTTCCCGTCGTCGTCGGAGCCGGGTGTCTCCTCCTCCCGGTTCTGTACGTCCGTCCGGTCCGGGACGAGATCCGCGCGTTTCGAACGGAGCTGGGGAAGGCGGGTGCGCCGGCGTCCGAAACGCACCCCGAGATAGCCACGATGGCCCGTCGGCTCGCCCAGCAAGCCGCCATCCCGGAACCGGACGTCTACGTCGCCGACCGGCGGCGGCCGGAGTCCTACGCCGTGGGCGGTCGCTCGAACGGAACCGTCATCGTCACCACGGGGCTCGTGAATCGGCTCTCGGACGCCGAACTGGCGGCCGTGATCGCACACGAACTCAGCCACCTCGTCAACGGCGATAGCCGGATCATGAGCCTCGTGCTCGCCCCGATGCTGCTCGCCGAGCACGTCGGATCGGACGGCCCGCCGCCGCGACGGCTGCTCCTCCACCAGCCCCTCGCCTATCTGGCGACTTTCGCCCTGTGGGCGCTGCTCGCGGCCACCACCGCGATACAGCGACTGTGCTGCCAACTCGCGATCGCCGTCCTCTCGCGCGGACGCGAGTTCGCCGCCGACAGGGGAGCCGCGGAGCTGACCGGCTCGCCGAGCGCCCTCGCCAGCGCGCTCGAGACGCTCGACGACGGACGCGATCGGCCCAGCGAAGACAAACGCACCTGGGCGAGGTCGGCCAGCGCGCTGGACCTTCTCCCCCGAGAACGGGCGGTCGGCTCGCGGGGATGGTTCCGGACCCACCCCCATACCGACGAGCGCATCGACCGGCTGGAGCGACTGGTCGCGACACAGGTGGCCGACGCTCGGTAGCCCGTGCGGTAACCGGTCGCGCCGGTTGCTACTCGAGGATGGCTGCGAACTGCGTCGCGAGCGCGTCTCGCCGCTCGGCGGAGAGCCCGGCGGAAAACTCGGCGGTCGACAGCTCCGACACCGCCGTGCCACGCTCGAGCGACCGGAGGGCCTCGACGACTGCGGTCCGATCGCCGACCCTCGCGACGCGGTTGCGAGAGGTCCAGAGGTCGACGTGCTGCCGGCGGGCGTCCCGCCGGCTGACGCTCGGCAGGACGTAGCCGTCACAGCTCTCGATCGGTGCCAGCACGTCCGTCGTCTCGCCGACGACCTCCCGCCGGAGCTTCACCACCTGGCCGTTCGTCACGAAGGTTTCCCAGTCCGGTCCGTCGTCGACCGCCGGCGGATCGGACAGCGCGGCCGGGTCGCTCACGTCGACGTGCACGAGGTCGGCCGTGCGCCAGTTCCCTACGACGGGGACCTCGCTGTTCCGGAGTACCCGCCGTTCGAACGCCGGCGTGCGGTACGCGACCGCGTCTTCGTCGACCGAGACCGACC from Natrinema salaciae encodes:
- a CDS encoding sensor histidine kinase yields the protein MERDLRESEARFRMLAENLEDIVWIGAPETNELLYVNPAYEELTGRDREALYDDPLAVANGIHPDDRERVDAAYGDLSDEEFDEEFRVVTPDGEIRWLHARARRVRDAERDVSRIVGIAEHVTERKERERALEELVAKLEASNERLEQFAYAASHDLQEPLRMVSSYLQLIDRRYGDDLDDDASEFLAYAVDGADRMRNMIDALLEYSRIDTRGEPLEPVSLEAVFEDVLEDLRLQVADASAEITADELPRVQGDAAQLRQVFQNLLANAITYSGDEPPTVHVSAERDGDEWLVSVRDDGIGIPPDEQDRIFEVFQRLHSREEYAGAGIGLALCQRIVERHGGDLWVESDVGDGATFSFTVPRLPEGA
- a CDS encoding M48 family metallopeptidase, whose amino-acid sequence is MLLDLRTRVSLVLRMLAALAVLTPVSIGIGATGVLAGGFLGWLALLVILYVLETLLLPVPGDSYGLLEWALTNPVPVVVGAGCLLLPVLYVRPVRDEIRAFRTELGKAGAPASETHPEIATMARRLAQQAAIPEPDVYVADRRRPESYAVGGRSNGTVIVTTGLVNRLSDAELAAVIAHELSHLVNGDSRIMSLVLAPMLLAEHVGSDGPPPRRLLLHQPLAYLATFALWALLAATTAIQRLCCQLAIAVLSRGREFAADRGAAELTGSPSALASALETLDDGRDRPSEDKRTWARSASALDLLPRERAVGSRGWFRTHPHTDERIDRLERLVATQVADAR